In Cloacibacterium caeni, a single window of DNA contains:
- a CDS encoding DUF4270 domain-containing protein, with product MIKEIQNIFRLFFILFSGAAITVACESEPDELGMQFFQNGTAQGTEASFDVVAYNVYNNDALEADNDKLSEATLGAFDESNFGMQKSSYVTQVRLSSYDPDFGANAVVDSVVLQMKPLYQTATDSVVTKTYEDYVHSDNIAAKKVVTSYPIKKYGKAKRNFTINVHEVTDFLYSTETNFYSNQQVNTGTLLGTKSFDGFIRSIKITKDSDNSELFSRDAGLRIPLDKDFFQSKIIDKKGSFELKDVASFIRYFRGLKLSVAENDGYIFNFNPNELSVTIYYKYDKTENSTTTRTQGSYTLDLGSSNVHFNQIQYNRSNTFVNHVPSTPNTNGDTKLFLQGMGGPGAEILIPDATIAQLKNLYKNEKVGLLSAKIRLYSDGSLWNSSYSKPDTFTPVVKTVDTDNKVTYSFFPDKDVFAYSGVYKMVKGVDLDKNPAYYEISITQFVKNIIEKEEANKPISINIGSFQTSSSTGALLGTEYTTKAYTPNRIVLVGSDANNTQYKAQLKIIYSKK from the coding sequence ATGATAAAAGAAATTCAGAATATCTTTAGGCTATTTTTTATTTTATTTTCGGGAGCTGCTATTACAGTAGCTTGTGAATCTGAGCCAGACGAATTAGGAATGCAATTTTTCCAAAACGGTACAGCTCAAGGAACGGAAGCAAGTTTCGATGTAGTAGCCTATAATGTTTATAATAATGATGCGCTAGAAGCAGATAATGATAAACTTTCAGAAGCAACTTTAGGTGCCTTTGATGAGTCTAACTTCGGGATGCAGAAATCATCGTATGTTACCCAAGTAAGATTATCTTCTTATGATCCAGATTTTGGCGCTAATGCTGTAGTAGATTCTGTAGTTTTACAGATGAAACCTCTTTACCAAACTGCAACCGATTCTGTAGTGACTAAAACTTACGAAGATTATGTACATTCAGATAATATCGCTGCAAAAAAAGTAGTAACGAGTTATCCTATTAAAAAATACGGAAAAGCGAAAAGAAATTTTACCATCAACGTACATGAAGTTACAGATTTCTTATATTCTACAGAAACTAACTTTTATTCTAATCAACAAGTTAATACAGGAACTTTATTAGGAACTAAATCTTTTGATGGATTCATTAGATCTATTAAAATTACCAAAGACTCTGATAATTCTGAATTATTCAGCAGAGATGCAGGTTTAAGAATACCTTTAGATAAAGATTTTTTTCAATCTAAAATTATTGATAAAAAAGGTTCTTTTGAACTAAAAGATGTTGCAAGTTTTATTAGATATTTTAGAGGATTAAAGCTTTCTGTAGCAGAAAATGATGGTTATATTTTTAATTTCAATCCAAATGAATTATCAGTAACTATTTATTATAAATATGATAAAACAGAGAATAGTACTACCACAAGAACTCAAGGAAGTTATACACTAGATTTAGGTTCATCGAATGTTCATTTTAATCAAATTCAATATAATAGAAGTAATACATTTGTAAACCATGTTCCTAGTACTCCAAATACTAATGGTGATACTAAACTTTTCCTTCAAGGCATGGGAGGACCAGGCGCAGAAATTTTAATTCCTGATGCTACTATTGCACAACTAAAGAATTTATACAAAAATGAAAAGGTAGGATTACTTTCTGCTAAAATTAGACTGTATTCTGATGGTTCATTATGGAATAGTTCTTACTCAAAACCAGATACATTTACACCTGTTGTCAAAACAGTAGACACGGATAATAAAGTCACATATTCATTTTTCCCAGATAAAGATGTTTTTGCTTATTCAGGTGTTTACAAAATGGTAAAAGGCGTAGATTTAGATAAAAATCCTGCTTACTATGAAATAAGTATTACTCAGTTTGTTAAAAATATTATAGAAAAGGAAGAAGCGAATAAACCTATTTCTATTAATATAGGAAGCTTTCAAACTTCTAGTTCAACCGGAGCTCTTTTAGGAACAGAATATACAACTAAAGCGTATACTCCGAATAGAATTGTTTTAGTAGGATCTGATGCTAATAATACTCAATATAAGGCTCAATTAAAAATAATTTACTCAAAAAAATAA
- a CDS encoding RNA-binding S4 domain-containing protein: MRIDKFLWSIRFYKTRNIAAEEIKKNRVSIGENTVKSSKEVKEGDIIKIRKNQIDYKIKVLQIPKSRIGAKLVALHVADMTEKEQYELLKLRKMSQDYYRTKGEGRPTKKDRRDMDDFLETDHDETSMTEDDWDSFFKDVAEE, from the coding sequence ATGAGAATTGATAAATTTTTATGGAGTATTAGGTTTTACAAAACAAGAAATATCGCGGCCGAAGAAATTAAGAAAAATAGAGTTTCTATAGGAGAAAACACTGTAAAATCTTCCAAAGAAGTAAAAGAAGGAGACATTATCAAGATAAGAAAAAATCAAATCGACTATAAAATTAAGGTTTTACAAATTCCCAAAAGTAGAATAGGAGCCAAATTAGTTGCCCTTCATGTAGCAGACATGACCGAGAAAGAGCAATATGAATTGCTAAAACTCAGAAAAATGTCTCAGGATTATTATCGTACCAAAGGAGAAGGAAGGCCAACCAAAAAAGACAGAAGAGATATGGATGATTTCTTAGAAACAGACCATGATGAAACTTCTATGACAGAAGATGATTGGGATTCTTTCTTTAAGGATGTAGCTGAAGAATAG
- the gldK gene encoding gliding motility lipoprotein GldK, whose product MKRMFLLMLAASFVVSCSKGGGRASSGKPDSRGELVPKESKKSFVAQRPFGMVAIPGGSFVMGQGDADYTGTPEKAPLKTVTVSSFFMDESEVTNSEYRLFVNYVRDSIARTLLAEAAGDDTNDDGIGRYAFLAKKAGEDANAYQKYLESQGDRDGYNDSKKLDWKAPLYWKTSQYPDDKYAEVMESLYLPPAKRINNERLLDTQKLKYSYEWEDIATAVKDNNRSAKYLKKESIAVYPDTTVWVKDFNYAYNEPLFDRYFWHKAYKDYPVVGVTWDQARAFCDYKTKAKRDYVKSGKKRGDAPMKFRLPTEAEWEYAARGGLENATYPWGGPYLTDDRGCYLANFKPKRGNYIEDEKKGTYPYTAPVKKFHRNGFGLYDMAGNVAEWTESPYSNSTYQFSSTLNPYLSNQAYREVKKSVRGGSWKDVGYLLMTGYRDWERKDSARSYIGFRTIQDIPAGTVQIRRTSK is encoded by the coding sequence ATGAAAAGAATGTTTCTTTTGATGCTTGCAGCATCTTTTGTGGTTTCATGTTCTAAAGGTGGAGGAAGAGCAAGCTCTGGAAAACCAGACTCTAGAGGAGAATTGGTGCCGAAAGAAAGTAAAAAATCTTTTGTTGCACAAAGACCTTTTGGGATGGTGGCCATTCCAGGTGGTTCATTCGTGATGGGGCAAGGTGATGCAGATTATACAGGAACTCCAGAAAAAGCGCCACTAAAAACAGTTACCGTTTCTTCATTTTTTATGGATGAATCAGAGGTAACCAATTCAGAGTACAGACTCTTCGTAAACTATGTAAGAGACTCTATTGCAAGAACATTATTAGCAGAAGCTGCAGGTGATGATACTAATGATGATGGAATAGGAAGATATGCTTTTTTAGCAAAAAAGGCGGGCGAAGATGCGAATGCTTACCAGAAGTATTTAGAATCGCAAGGAGACAGAGATGGTTACAATGATTCTAAAAAATTAGATTGGAAAGCTCCATTATACTGGAAAACTAGTCAATATCCAGACGATAAATATGCAGAAGTAATGGAATCTCTTTACTTGCCACCAGCTAAAAGAATTAATAATGAAAGACTTCTAGATACTCAGAAATTAAAATATTCTTATGAGTGGGAAGATATTGCTACAGCTGTAAAAGATAATAACAGAAGTGCAAAATACCTTAAAAAAGAAAGCATAGCCGTTTATCCAGATACTACAGTTTGGGTTAAAGATTTCAACTATGCTTATAATGAGCCTTTATTTGATAGATATTTTTGGCATAAAGCATATAAGGATTATCCTGTAGTAGGAGTAACTTGGGATCAAGCAAGAGCTTTTTGTGATTATAAAACGAAAGCAAAAAGAGATTATGTAAAATCTGGTAAAAAAAGAGGAGATGCTCCAATGAAATTTAGATTGCCAACAGAAGCAGAATGGGAATATGCTGCAAGAGGTGGTTTAGAAAATGCAACTTATCCTTGGGGTGGTCCTTATCTTACAGATGATAGAGGTTGTTATTTAGCAAACTTTAAACCGAAAAGAGGAAATTATATAGAAGACGAAAAGAAAGGAACATATCCTTATACCGCTCCTGTAAAAAAATTCCATAGAAATGGTTTTGGGCTTTATGATATGGCAGGAAATGTTGCAGAATGGACAGAGTCGCCTTACAGTAATTCAACCTATCAATTTTCGTCTACTCTGAATCCTTATTTATCAAATCAAGCTTATAGAGAGGTAAAAAAATCTGTGAGAGGAGGTTCTTGGAAGGATGTAGGTTATCTTTTAATGACAGGATACAGAGATTGGGAAAGAAAAGATTCTGCTAGAAGTTATATAGGTTTTAGAACAATACAAGATATTCCTGCAGGAACAGTCCAGATTAGAAGAACAAGTAAATAA
- a CDS encoding glycogen/starch synthase, giving the protein MPNQKILYVTTEMFPYQEDSNMAMMVNKMALKMHQEGNDVRVFMPRFGFISERKFQLHEVIRLSGMNIIINDLDQPLIIKVASLPGERLQVYFIDNEEYFKRKQYYQDEENQPFDDNDERAIFFARGVIETIKKLNWVPDIIHFNGWMASFIPIYLKNYYKTDSYFNDTQLVLSVYNEKDLSLGDNITEKLKFDNIENLKALEEPTIQSFVIESMNLVDTIVKGDEFLEEKLDKAFEESKTPKNEYVDGGSISEIY; this is encoded by the coding sequence ATGCCGAATCAAAAGATTTTATACGTCACCACAGAGATGTTTCCATATCAGGAAGATAGTAATATGGCGATGATGGTGAACAAGATGGCACTGAAGATGCACCAAGAAGGCAATGACGTAAGAGTTTTTATGCCGAGATTTGGATTTATCAGCGAGAGAAAATTTCAGTTGCATGAAGTGATTAGATTATCTGGAATGAATATCATTATCAATGATTTAGACCAGCCTTTAATCATAAAAGTTGCTTCTTTGCCAGGGGAAAGATTGCAGGTTTATTTCATAGATAATGAAGAATATTTCAAGAGAAAACAATATTATCAGGATGAAGAAAATCAACCGTTTGATGATAATGATGAGCGAGCAATTTTCTTTGCAAGAGGTGTAATCGAAACCATTAAAAAACTAAATTGGGTTCCAGATATTATCCATTTTAATGGATGGATGGCGTCATTTATCCCGATTTACCTTAAAAATTACTATAAGACAGATTCTTATTTTAACGATACTCAACTTGTACTTTCTGTGTACAATGAAAAAGATTTATCTCTAGGTGACAATATTACTGAAAAATTAAAGTTTGATAATATTGAAAACCTTAAAGCATTAGAAGAACCTACCATCCAAAGTTTTGTAATAGAAAGTATGAATTTGGTAGATACTATTGTAAAAGGAGATGAATTTTTAGAAGAAAAACTAGACAAAGCCTTTGAAGAATCTAAAACACCTAAAAACGAATATGTAGACGGCGGTTCTATAAGCGAAATTTACTAA
- the glmS gene encoding glutamine--fructose-6-phosphate transaminase (isomerizing): MCGIVGYTGFQDAYDIVINGLRRLEYRGYDSAGIVLEDTNNSFEVKKTKGKVSDLVEISENLKATSHVGMGHTRWATHGVPSDRNSHPHVSNDGKIALVHNGIIENYDTIKTMLIGKGFTFSSETDTEVLVNLIQYILDTQKINFSEAVRYALNEVYGAYAITVMHKDYPGVLVVGRLGSPLAIGLGDKEYFIASDASPFVEFTKEAVYLEDGHMATISLEKGVEIRSIKENEIIEPAIQELKLSLEQIEKGGYEHFMLKEIFEQPKSIQDTLRGRLLVNEGIIKMAGIWDHLDRINKAERIIIIACGTSWHAGLIGEYLIEEFARIPVEVEYASEFRYRNPIITEKDIVVAISQSGETADSMAAIKLAKEKGAFIYGICNVVDSSIARFSDAGSYTHAGPEIGVASTKAFTAQLTILSLIALKLGKHNGNLSNAEFMRLITELDNIPKKVEEVLKSTHDYVKEIAHDFVNSTNFLYLGRGFNFPAALEGALKLKEISYIHAEGYPAAEMKHGPIALIDENMPIVIIAPKKGHYDKIVSNVQEIKARKGKVIAVVNYGDEQVASMADYVIEIPETSECFSPIVASIPLQLLAYYIAVYRGANVDQPRNLAKSVTVE; this comes from the coding sequence ATGTGCGGAATTGTAGGTTATACAGGTTTTCAAGACGCTTATGATATCGTTATCAACGGCTTGAGAAGATTAGAATATAGAGGTTATGATAGTGCAGGAATTGTACTAGAAGATACAAATAATAGCTTCGAAGTTAAAAAAACAAAGGGTAAAGTTTCTGATTTAGTAGAAATTTCTGAGAATCTAAAAGCAACTTCTCATGTAGGAATGGGACATACAAGATGGGCCACTCACGGTGTTCCTAGCGATAGAAATTCTCACCCACATGTTTCAAATGATGGCAAAATTGCTCTTGTACATAATGGTATTATCGAAAATTATGATACGATTAAGACTATGCTTATAGGCAAAGGATTTACCTTTTCTTCTGAAACAGATACAGAAGTTCTTGTAAATCTTATCCAATATATATTAGATACCCAAAAAATTAATTTTTCCGAAGCAGTAAGATATGCTCTAAACGAAGTTTATGGGGCGTATGCAATTACTGTAATGCACAAGGATTATCCTGGCGTTTTAGTTGTAGGAAGACTAGGTTCTCCGCTTGCTATTGGTTTAGGAGATAAAGAGTATTTCATCGCATCGGATGCTTCTCCATTTGTGGAATTCACTAAAGAAGCAGTCTATTTAGAAGATGGACACATGGCTACTATTTCTCTAGAAAAAGGAGTAGAAATAAGAAGTATAAAAGAAAATGAAATAATAGAACCTGCCATCCAAGAGCTTAAATTATCATTAGAACAAATAGAAAAAGGAGGTTATGAACATTTCATGCTAAAAGAAATTTTTGAACAGCCAAAATCTATTCAAGATACATTAAGAGGTAGACTACTCGTAAATGAAGGCATTATTAAAATGGCCGGAATTTGGGATCACCTTGATAGAATTAATAAAGCAGAAAGAATCATCATCATTGCGTGTGGTACTTCTTGGCATGCTGGTTTAATCGGAGAATATCTTATCGAAGAATTTGCAAGAATTCCGGTAGAAGTAGAATATGCTTCAGAATTCAGATACAGAAATCCTATCATTACCGAAAAAGATATCGTAGTAGCTATTTCTCAATCAGGAGAAACTGCAGATTCAATGGCAGCGATTAAATTGGCTAAAGAAAAAGGAGCATTCATCTATGGAATTTGTAATGTAGTAGATTCATCTATTGCAAGATTCTCAGATGCAGGTTCTTATACTCATGCTGGTCCAGAGATTGGAGTGGCTTCTACCAAAGCATTTACAGCTCAATTAACAATTTTATCACTTATCGCCCTTAAATTAGGTAAGCATAACGGCAATCTAAGTAATGCAGAGTTTATGAGACTCATCACGGAGTTGGACAATATCCCGAAAAAAGTAGAAGAGGTTCTAAAATCTACACATGATTATGTGAAAGAAATTGCACATGATTTTGTGAATTCTACTAATTTCTTATACTTAGGTAGAGGATTTAATTTTCCTGCAGCATTAGAAGGAGCACTTAAATTGAAAGAGATTTCTTATATTCATGCAGAAGGTTATCCAGCAGCAGAAATGAAACATGGTCCTATTGCTTTGATAGACGAAAATATGCCAATTGTAATCATTGCTCCTAAAAAAGGTCATTATGATAAAATTGTAAGTAACGTTCAAGAAATTAAAGCCAGAAAAGGTAAGGTAATCGCTGTGGTAAATTATGGAGATGAGCAAGTAGCTTCAATGGCAGATTATGTAATAGAAATTCCGGAAACTTCAGAATGTTTCTCTCCAATAGTAGCATCTATTCCGTTACAATTATTAGCTTACTACATTGCCGTTTATAGAGGTGCAAACGTAGACCAACCAAGAAATCTTGCAAAATCTGTAACAGTAGAATAA
- the gldN gene encoding gliding motility protein GldN has protein sequence MKKILILLLALSVFSVDAQTKRRTTKKTAKKTTVAKKETLAAKVVTSTPTTNVNIEVTPQPKEELEPINSLSILNAKSPEAFRVYRDMGKVKKGDSIVSSRNVPLSYGYIDEKDVLRSMVVWEIIDMNEKINQPFYHNADGIVSSNKSLYQLLIENIMSGKIKEVYDDEMFMTKLSPEAIKQRLSITKESDWLIDKRNAGEKLTPEDIKAGTDVIETKTENVKLLKIKGMWYVDRRDGQMKYRLLGIAAMGPDPTMMAEKTADGVSLGNKDELIDLFWVFYPDAREVLANSVVFNSKNLSSDLTYDDILNARRFSSIIYKSDNGLGTGIIKDYIPNDAEEQLEESDRIKNQILEMENDMWNY, from the coding sequence ATGAAAAAGATTTTAATTTTACTATTAGCATTAAGTGTTTTTTCTGTAGACGCGCAGACGAAGAGAAGAACTACGAAGAAGACTGCTAAAAAAACTACTGTTGCTAAAAAAGAAACTCTAGCAGCTAAAGTAGTAACTTCTACTCCAACTACTAATGTTAATATTGAAGTTACGCCACAACCAAAAGAAGAGCTAGAACCGATTAACTCACTTTCTATTCTAAATGCTAAATCACCTGAAGCATTTAGAGTATACAGAGATATGGGAAAAGTTAAAAAAGGAGATTCTATAGTTTCTTCTAGAAATGTACCCCTTAGTTATGGTTATATTGACGAAAAAGATGTACTAAGAAGTATGGTCGTTTGGGAAATCATAGATATGAATGAAAAGATTAATCAACCATTTTATCATAATGCAGACGGTATAGTTTCTAGTAATAAATCCCTTTATCAATTACTGATAGAAAATATTATGAGTGGGAAGATTAAAGAAGTTTATGATGATGAAATGTTCATGACCAAATTGTCTCCAGAAGCAATTAAACAAAGACTTTCAATTACTAAAGAATCAGATTGGTTAATTGATAAAAGAAATGCTGGAGAAAAACTTACACCAGAAGACATCAAAGCTGGAACAGATGTTATTGAAACCAAAACCGAAAACGTAAAACTTCTTAAAATTAAAGGAATGTGGTACGTAGACAGAAGAGATGGTCAAATGAAATACAGACTTCTAGGTATTGCTGCGATGGGACCAGATCCTACCATGATGGCAGAAAAAACTGCAGACGGAGTTTCGTTAGGTAATAAAGATGAATTGATTGATCTTTTCTGGGTTTTCTATCCAGATGCTAGAGAAGTTCTTGCAAATTCTGTAGTTTTCAATAGTAAAAACTTATCTTCAGATTTAACCTATGATGATATTCTTAATGCTAGAAGATTTTCTTCAATTATTTATAAATCAGATAATGGTTTAGGTACAGGAATTATCAAAGACTATATTCCTAATGATGCTGAAGAACAATTAGAAGAATCTGACAGAATTAAAAATCAAATTCTAGAAATGGAAAACGATATGTGGAATTATTAA
- a CDS encoding shikimate kinase, with protein MIISLVGYMGSGKSHISKILGEKINFKIFDLDKEISKKKNMTIPEIFEKKGEIYFRKSEKETLEELLATQENCIISLGGGTPVYYNNMEILNNNSITIYLRANIGTLVQRLSKQKEKRPLIARISDEDLPEFIAKHLFERNIFYNKAQYVVDTNHKTPEEIVAEITTILQLHP; from the coding sequence ATGATTATTTCACTTGTAGGCTACATGGGAAGCGGTAAATCTCACATTTCCAAAATATTGGGAGAAAAAATAAATTTTAAAATTTTTGACCTCGACAAAGAAATTTCTAAGAAAAAAAACATGACTATACCCGAAATTTTTGAAAAAAAGGGTGAAATCTACTTTAGAAAGTCAGAAAAAGAAACTTTGGAAGAGCTACTTGCAACCCAAGAAAATTGCATCATCAGTCTAGGTGGTGGTACTCCTGTGTATTATAATAACATGGAAATCCTTAATAATAATTCTATCACCATTTATCTCAGAGCAAATATTGGCACACTGGTTCAAAGATTATCTAAACAAAAAGAAAAAAGACCACTAATTGCGAGAATAAGTGACGAAGATTTACCAGAATTTATCGCCAAACACCTTTTTGAGAGAAATATTTTTTACAATAAAGCACAATACGTTGTAGATACCAACCATAAAACGCCAGAAGAAATAGTAGCGGAAATCACTACTATTCTTCAGCTACATCCTTAA
- the gldM gene encoding gliding motility protein GldM, translating to MAKGKQTPRQKMINLMYLVFIAMLAMQIDQEIIRSYQDTNQSLTDSRKSSEEKNSIFEITLKQKADNSPETFGLVSQQYQGMKSKADELVGFIESIKGQLKTEAGFDANKTVEDNFSSLNNTDAVTKKFFKGGDAELPSNNSEELKTRMTALQNYIIQNFGNNKDLVSVVERAKERLSTDDALYKNQGKNWIQYKFYNQPLIAALSNLEVIQSEARNLQSDALSLMLREKVDADIKFDAFEAVVAAPDVIIQGEPAEAKVFIGTYDSNLPGFGVAGADRTENGIGYKSLVSSTPGEYTFNGVVSFNDANGKKLEYKFSHPYRVVSGAKEVAFESGALLSADKMNVLYRGVQNPISGSILGADNSQTTLTATGGTVTKKGGGSWVVTPGSGNTTTLTISGKGPKGQVITQKFEFRIKNVPRPQGQIRGENELTMPASSIANQTVGAGIPDFDFPVTFEVTGFKFKVPGRAAMFINGNSLSSVASLTKNLRTGDICYIADIQATASGLGGQTLKKISPVVINVQ from the coding sequence ATGGCAAAAGGAAAACAAACACCTCGTCAGAAAATGATTAACTTGATGTATCTGGTTTTCATTGCTATGCTTGCAATGCAGATAGACCAAGAAATCATAAGGTCATACCAAGATACTAATCAATCTCTTACAGATTCTAGAAAATCTTCAGAAGAGAAAAACAGTATTTTCGAAATTACCCTAAAACAAAAAGCTGATAATTCACCTGAAACTTTTGGTTTGGTAAGTCAACAATACCAAGGAATGAAGTCAAAAGCTGATGAGTTAGTTGGTTTTATTGAATCAATTAAAGGACAACTGAAAACGGAAGCAGGTTTTGATGCTAACAAAACTGTAGAAGATAATTTTTCTTCTCTAAACAATACAGATGCTGTAACTAAAAAGTTCTTTAAAGGCGGTGATGCTGAGTTGCCATCTAATAATTCTGAGGAATTAAAAACTAGAATGACCGCTCTTCAAAATTATATTATTCAAAATTTTGGAAACAATAAAGATTTAGTTTCTGTAGTTGAAAGAGCTAAAGAGAGATTGTCTACTGATGACGCACTTTATAAAAATCAAGGAAAAAATTGGATACAATATAAATTTTATAATCAGCCTTTAATTGCTGCGCTCTCTAACTTAGAAGTTATTCAGTCAGAAGCGAGAAACTTACAATCAGATGCTCTTTCTTTAATGTTAAGAGAAAAAGTAGATGCAGATATCAAATTTGATGCTTTCGAAGCGGTAGTTGCTGCTCCAGATGTAATTATTCAAGGAGAACCAGCTGAAGCAAAAGTATTCATTGGTACTTATGATAGCAATTTACCAGGATTTGGTGTTGCTGGTGCAGACAGAACAGAAAACGGAATTGGTTATAAATCATTAGTTTCTTCTACTCCAGGTGAATATACTTTTAATGGCGTAGTTTCATTTAACGATGCTAATGGTAAAAAATTAGAATATAAATTCTCTCATCCATATAGAGTAGTTTCAGGAGCTAAAGAGGTAGCCTTCGAAAGTGGAGCTTTATTATCTGCTGATAAAATGAACGTTTTATACCGTGGAGTGCAGAACCCTATTTCTGGTTCTATCCTTGGTGCTGATAATAGCCAAACTACACTTACAGCAACTGGCGGAACGGTTACTAAAAAAGGAGGTGGTTCTTGGGTAGTAACTCCAGGTTCAGGAAATACTACTACATTAACCATTTCTGGAAAAGGACCAAAAGGTCAAGTAATTACTCAGAAATTTGAGTTTAGAATTAAAAATGTACCAAGACCACAAGGACAAATTAGAGGGGAAAATGAACTTACAATGCCAGCAAGTTCTATCGCAAATCAAACTGTAGGAGCAGGAATCCCTGATTTTGATTTCCCAGTTACATTTGAGGTTACTGGTTTTAAATTTAAAGTTCCAGGTAGAGCAGCAATGTTTATAAACGGAAATTCATTAAGCTCAGTTGCTAGTCTTACTAAGAATTTAAGAACAGGTGATATTTGTTACATCGCTGACATTCAAGCTACTGCTTCAGGTTTGGGAGGGCAGACACTCAAGAAAATCAGCCCAGTTGTAATAAATGTTCAATAA
- the panC gene encoding pantoate--beta-alanine ligase, giving the protein MKVLKSKKTLIDYVERQREMGKKIGFAPTMGALHQGHLSLYKAAKKENDEVISSIFVNPTQFNNPDDFQKYPKTLEKDLELLEKAGVDAVYVPNVEEMYPDGLNSKKYNFDGLENEMEGKYRPGHFDGVGTIVEELFRQVQPHNAYFGEKDYQQLAIIKKMVEKSKLPVKIHGVPTLREEDGLAMSSRNVRLTETQRKEATIIYETLVKAKEWFKVLSVEEIKLRVLEIFRNSNFELEYFVIADEEMLKEANAIDEDKKYRAFIVAYADTVRLIDNMHLG; this is encoded by the coding sequence ATGAAAGTTCTGAAAAGCAAAAAAACACTGATTGATTATGTTGAAAGACAGAGAGAAATGGGCAAAAAGATAGGTTTTGCACCAACCATGGGCGCACTTCACCAAGGTCACCTTTCTCTTTACAAAGCAGCCAAAAAAGAAAATGACGAAGTTATTTCTTCCATTTTTGTAAATCCTACCCAATTTAATAATCCAGATGATTTTCAAAAATACCCGAAAACCTTAGAAAAAGACTTAGAACTTTTAGAAAAAGCAGGTGTAGACGCTGTTTATGTTCCTAATGTAGAAGAAATGTATCCAGATGGACTGAACAGTAAAAAATATAATTTTGATGGTTTAGAAAATGAAATGGAAGGCAAATACAGACCTGGTCATTTTGACGGAGTAGGAACCATCGTAGAAGAACTTTTCAGACAAGTACAACCCCACAATGCTTACTTTGGCGAAAAAGATTATCAACAATTAGCCATTATCAAAAAAATGGTAGAAAAATCAAAACTACCCGTAAAAATTCACGGAGTTCCTACTTTAAGAGAAGAAGATGGACTTGCCATGAGCTCTAGAAATGTAAGACTTACTGAAACCCAAAGAAAAGAAGCAACAATCATCTACGAAACACTTGTAAAAGCAAAAGAGTGGTTTAAAGTGCTTTCTGTAGAAGAAATAAAACTAAGAGTACTAGAAATTTTTAGAAATTCTAATTTTGAGTTAGAGTATTTTGTAATTGCAGATGAAGAAATGCTTAAAGAAGCAAATGCTATAGATGAAGATAAAAAATACAGAGCATTTATAGTAGCGTATGCAGACACGGTAAGATTAATAGACAATATGCATTTAGGATAA
- the gldL gene encoding gliding motility protein GldL, whose protein sequence is MIGNPFKTKDTTLNFIYSAGAAVVILGALFKLNHWNIGPLTGSWILAIGLGVEALIFLIFAFDAPKEEATYAWENVYPELLDADAQPKARKVAAVETSDLDVTLSNKLNKMLADAKLDVELFERLKTGIDKFSTSVEQINSTVDVSQATSKYNDQLTLATSHLESMNALYALQLEHGKAQSEMSKKYVEDIQKSADQSQKFNEELAGLTSNLNNLNRVYGGMLSAMKA, encoded by the coding sequence ATGATTGGGAATCCGTTTAAAACTAAAGACACAACTTTAAATTTTATATATTCAGCAGGAGCTGCTGTTGTAATTTTAGGAGCATTATTTAAGTTAAATCACTGGAATATTGGACCATTAACTGGGTCTTGGATTCTGGCAATCGGCTTAGGTGTAGAAGCTTTAATTTTCTTAATTTTCGCATTTGACGCTCCAAAAGAAGAAGCAACATACGCTTGGGAAAATGTTTATCCAGAATTATTAGATGCAGATGCTCAGCCTAAAGCTAGAAAAGTAGCTGCAGTAGAAACTTCTGATTTAGACGTTACCTTGTCAAATAAATTAAATAAAATGTTAGCTGATGCTAAACTAGATGTAGAATTATTCGAAAGACTAAAAACAGGAATTGATAAATTCTCAACTTCTGTAGAACAAATTAATTCTACGGTAGATGTTTCTCAAGCTACTTCTAAGTATAATGATCAATTAACTTTAGCTACAAGTCATCTGGAAAGTATGAATGCATTATATGCACTACAATTAGAGCATGGTAAAGCACAAAGCGAAATGAGTAAAAAGTATGTAGAAGATATTCAAAAATCTGCAGACCAATCTCAGAAATTTAACGAGGAATTAGCAGGTCTTACATCTAATTTAAATAATCTTAATAGAGTTTACGGAGGTATGCTTTCTGCAATGAAAGCTTAA